A single Aminobacterium mobile DSM 12262 DNA region contains:
- a CDS encoding prephenate dehydrogenase, whose translation MAYLEHSGGSSAGETEPLTLVEVSVPGPWWNSLTYSSENVLPEGVRVSVPMGPSKRIGFSLGVASEQKNSSKTYRIRPLHSVIDSVSPFPQDLWLLSEWIGAYFFCGRGTALKVMSPSFLLKGDCIDSKILANGGGIRPVKRYAEEYCYFPEDEGRYKKYISHLKENPGPALLLFPEGRVAELFCARMEAEGFSNVVFWPSSGGKKQWEAWQLVRSGEVNTVVGGPGAVFAPLPQLNTILVDEESSPVYRMQAYPHLHSRAVAMQRARIAQCSIFLGGRLPSSKVYLYKKLGRNSYSPKSRLTFVDMKCSGQAEIPGISHSIPLSESLVKGTLNCVSEGHTALWILDRKGYAGEISCEECGGTLTCHHCGVLLRAEEKASRLVCPLCGYSAAVPERCPRCGSLLLIGRRPGLETITPIAKALVGAHIPVLEWHSDKNVSKKALRETLLKLKKGGIVVGSRLALSLSDEVMVGLIGWIDADSESRKVTYRSRFDAFRLIWESCWRGIGADDRKVIVQSRRPGKGWQRGLMRGWDMFWHRELKERKDFDFPPYSMMAEITTSLAMKKPLLEYMQNHEVQVMDPGDKDPSLWVFVRHPNALMDILKPWFHISRSKEGFPSVALWID comes from the coding sequence ATGGCATATCTGGAACATAGTGGCGGATCTTCGGCAGGGGAGACTGAGCCATTGACCTTAGTGGAGGTATCAGTTCCTGGTCCATGGTGGAACAGCCTTACTTATAGCAGTGAGAATGTGCTTCCAGAAGGAGTCCGTGTTTCTGTTCCCATGGGACCCTCAAAACGTATCGGTTTTTCGTTAGGCGTTGCTTCGGAACAAAAGAATTCTTCTAAGACGTATCGTATTCGTCCTCTCCATTCAGTGATAGATTCGGTTTCTCCTTTCCCCCAAGATCTTTGGCTTCTAAGTGAGTGGATTGGGGCTTATTTTTTTTGTGGGAGAGGAACTGCTCTTAAAGTAATGTCTCCATCTTTTCTCCTTAAAGGTGATTGTATAGACAGTAAGATTCTCGCGAATGGGGGGGGCATAAGACCTGTAAAACGTTATGCAGAAGAGTATTGTTATTTTCCGGAAGATGAGGGGCGTTATAAAAAATATATATCTCACCTCAAGGAAAACCCCGGTCCAGCCCTTCTCCTTTTCCCTGAAGGAAGAGTAGCCGAGCTTTTTTGTGCTCGTATGGAGGCTGAGGGATTCTCGAACGTCGTTTTTTGGCCCTCTAGTGGAGGGAAAAAACAGTGGGAAGCATGGCAGTTGGTTCGTAGCGGTGAAGTTAATACAGTGGTTGGGGGTCCTGGCGCTGTTTTTGCTCCCTTACCCCAGTTAAATACTATTCTAGTGGATGAAGAGAGCAGCCCTGTTTATCGCATGCAAGCTTACCCTCATCTTCATAGTCGTGCTGTGGCTATGCAGAGAGCTCGTATCGCTCAATGCTCTATATTTCTTGGAGGTCGTTTGCCCTCATCTAAAGTGTATCTTTACAAAAAGCTGGGGAGGAATAGCTACTCGCCAAAATCCAGACTTACTTTTGTTGATATGAAATGTTCCGGGCAAGCGGAAATTCCGGGTATTTCTCATTCGATACCTCTAAGTGAATCTTTGGTGAAGGGAACGTTAAACTGTGTTTCAGAGGGACATACGGCCCTTTGGATCCTTGACCGCAAAGGATATGCAGGGGAAATTTCCTGTGAGGAGTGCGGAGGAACACTGACATGTCATCACTGTGGAGTCCTTCTTCGTGCTGAAGAGAAAGCCTCTCGTCTTGTGTGTCCCTTGTGTGGGTATTCTGCGGCAGTGCCCGAGCGATGTCCTCGTTGTGGAAGCCTGCTGCTTATAGGTCGGCGTCCTGGGCTTGAGACCATAACGCCTATTGCTAAAGCCCTAGTTGGCGCCCATATCCCCGTGTTAGAATGGCATTCAGATAAGAATGTAAGCAAAAAGGCTCTTCGCGAAACGCTTTTAAAATTAAAAAAAGGTGGTATCGTTGTCGGTTCAAGGCTTGCTCTTTCTTTAAGTGATGAAGTAATGGTAGGTTTAATAGGCTGGATTGATGCAGATAGCGAATCACGAAAAGTAACGTACCGGTCCCGTTTTGATGCTTTTCGGCTTATATGGGAATCTTGTTGGAGGGGCATAGGAGCCGATGATCGTAAGGTTATTGTTCAGTCGCGCCGACCTGGTAAAGGTTGGCAGCGAGGGCTTATGAGGGGATGGGATATGTTTTGGCACAGGGAATTGAAAGAAAGAAAGGATTTTGATTTCCCCCCTTATAGCATGATGGCTGAGATAACAACTTCTTTGGCTATGAAAAAGCCATTGTTAGAATACATGCAAAACCACGAAGTACAAGTTATGGACCCAGGGGATAAAGATCCTTCTCTCTGGGTTTTTGTCCGTCACCCTAACGCGTTGATGGACATACTGAAACCTTGGTTTCATATTTCTCGATCTAAAGAGGGCTTTCCTAGCGTGGCTCTTTGGATTGACTAG
- the der gene encoding ribosome biogenesis GTPase Der, translating into MPIVAIVGRPNVGKSSLFNRILGRREAIVDDMPGVTRDRIYGEVEWKGKNFYIVDTGGLLIRDDHPLVDGIRKQVTLAIQESQVILFVIDGMEGPTWMDEDVAQILRQSGKPVVVVANKLDDGVHEDRVYDAYTFGFEHVIGISALHKRYIDDLLDMVASFLPAEEKEIVNPDEIRVSIVGRPNVGKSSIINALAGGERVLVSDIPGTTRDATDTVIETEKGDFRLIDTAGLRKKSRFDSDLEYYSFVRTLQAVDRSDVALLIMDASEPATDQDKKMAAQVIEKGKGIILVVNKWDTLKVSPKLGDEMKKKIYEEMPFLTYAPILFVSALTKRGLHKLLEAVVTVHGNRKRRIGTTELNRLMRDVLAFQSLPTNKRGRALKIYYCTQIEIEPPTFVFFVNDPEIVPLSFKRHIENKIREMSTFDGSPLRLFWRIRQ; encoded by the coding sequence ATGCCCATTGTTGCTATTGTGGGTCGCCCTAATGTAGGGAAATCATCGCTTTTCAATAGAATTCTTGGACGTCGAGAAGCTATTGTTGACGATATGCCCGGGGTGACTCGGGATCGAATTTATGGAGAAGTAGAGTGGAAAGGAAAAAATTTTTATATAGTTGATACGGGTGGTCTCCTTATTCGTGATGACCATCCACTAGTGGATGGAATTCGTAAACAGGTGACTTTAGCCATCCAGGAAAGCCAGGTTATACTTTTTGTTATTGATGGGATGGAAGGGCCAACGTGGATGGATGAAGATGTGGCGCAGATTCTTCGTCAGTCTGGCAAACCTGTTGTTGTAGTGGCTAATAAGCTCGATGATGGAGTGCATGAAGATCGTGTTTATGATGCCTATACCTTTGGCTTTGAACATGTAATAGGGATCAGCGCTCTTCATAAACGGTATATAGATGATCTTCTCGATATGGTTGCCTCTTTTTTACCAGCGGAAGAAAAAGAAATAGTGAACCCTGACGAAATTCGCGTTTCTATTGTTGGGAGGCCCAATGTAGGGAAATCGAGTATTATTAACGCTCTAGCTGGAGGCGAACGTGTTCTGGTCAGTGATATCCCGGGAACGACTCGAGATGCCACAGATACTGTTATAGAGACAGAGAAGGGAGACTTTCGTCTTATAGATACGGCAGGGCTTCGTAAAAAGAGCCGTTTTGATAGCGATCTTGAATATTATTCTTTTGTAAGAACTCTTCAGGCGGTAGATCGTAGTGATGTAGCTTTGCTTATTATGGATGCTTCCGAACCGGCTACTGATCAAGATAAAAAAATGGCAGCCCAGGTGATAGAAAAGGGGAAGGGAATTATTCTTGTAGTTAATAAGTGGGATACCCTTAAAGTGTCACCTAAACTTGGGGATGAAATGAAGAAAAAAATATATGAAGAGATGCCATTTTTAACATATGCACCTATTCTTTTTGTTTCAGCATTGACTAAACGTGGTCTTCACAAACTTTTAGAAGCTGTTGTTACTGTCCACGGGAATCGTAAGCGTCGCATAGGTACTACAGAATTGAATCGCCTTATGAGAGATGTTTTGGCCTTTCAATCGCTTCCTACCAATAAGCGTGGACGGGCCCTTAAAATTTATTATTGCACCCAAATAGAAATAGAACCTCCAACATTTGTTTTCTTTGTAAATGATCCAGAAATAGTTCCTCTATCTTTTAAGAGACATATAGAAAACAAAATAAGAGAAATGTCTACTTTTGATGGATCCCCACTGCGACTTTTTTGGCGTATAAGGCAATAA
- a CDS encoding HU family DNA-binding protein: protein MTKTDLVNAVAKATGLNKREAGAAVGAVLEAIENSLAKGDKVQLVGFGTFEVRERAAREGRNPQDPKKIIKIPAKKVPVFRPGKALKEKVE from the coding sequence GTGACAAAGACAGATCTTGTTAATGCGGTTGCCAAAGCAACAGGTTTGAATAAGCGGGAAGCTGGTGCCGCCGTGGGGGCAGTATTGGAGGCTATTGAGAATTCTCTTGCCAAGGGCGATAAAGTTCAACTTGTTGGTTTTGGAACCTTTGAAGTGCGAGAGAGAGCTGCCAGAGAGGGACGAAACCCTCAGGACCCCAAAAAGATTATTAAGATTCCTGCAAAGAAGGTTCCTGTTTTTAGACCGGGTAAGGCTCTTAAAGAAAAAGTGGAGTAG
- the rsmA gene encoding 16S rRNA (adenine(1518)-N(6)/adenine(1519)-N(6))-dimethyltransferase RsmA yields MKDQTFKHKSSLGQNFLQDKNILAQIVKWASIEETDIILEVGAGQGVLTQQLALSPCAFVFALEIDKTLHEYLDPLEEQYKPRLSIFWADAITFDYEKNLPAIPNKVVANIPYHITTPLIWRLLEAFSGKGLQSMLFMVQKEAALRLIAPPKTKDRYPLGITLELMGVQKILRKVPPQVFFPQPNVESAVINIKVEKNFDLPRQESWRNLLRASFAQRRKTLINSAARNGIDKESLIESFSTLHFPPTLRAEDLTGEEWLALWKSLYKKIT; encoded by the coding sequence ATGAAAGACCAAACGTTTAAACATAAATCAAGCTTAGGACAAAATTTCCTACAAGACAAAAACATTCTGGCTCAGATTGTCAAGTGGGCCTCTATTGAGGAGACAGATATTATATTGGAGGTTGGAGCTGGACAAGGCGTCTTAACCCAACAATTAGCGTTGTCCCCTTGTGCGTTTGTTTTTGCTCTGGAAATAGATAAAACACTTCATGAATATCTCGACCCACTTGAAGAACAATATAAACCTCGCCTTTCCATATTTTGGGCGGACGCCATAACATTCGATTACGAAAAAAATCTGCCGGCTATTCCTAATAAGGTTGTCGCAAATATCCCCTATCACATTACTACTCCACTTATATGGCGTCTTCTTGAGGCTTTTTCAGGCAAGGGGTTACAGTCTATGCTTTTTATGGTTCAAAAAGAAGCTGCTTTACGTTTAATTGCTCCTCCTAAAACTAAAGATAGATATCCGCTAGGTATTACCTTAGAATTGATGGGGGTACAAAAAATATTGCGAAAAGTACCGCCTCAGGTATTTTTCCCTCAACCTAATGTGGAATCTGCCGTTATAAATATAAAAGTTGAGAAAAATTTTGATTTACCCAGGCAAGAAAGTTGGAGAAATCTTCTCCGCGCCTCTTTTGCACAAAGAAGAAAGACATTGATAAATTCAGCAGCTCGAAATGGCATTGATAAAGAAAGTCTCATAGAAAGTTTCTCCACTCTTCATTTCCCACCTACTTTAAGAGCTGAGGATTTAACAGGAGAAGAATGGCTTGCTCTTTGGAAATCTCTTTATAAAAAAATAACATAA
- a CDS encoding serine hydrolase domain-containing protein gives MRTRKALPVLMSLPCVILIFIIFILPCSGNVANYPNTVSAAREIIWETIISGGGNSASVAVMDRGNIVYSEGFGPADRSLNRLVDKDTRFNIGSTSKMFAAVAILLLADEGKLSLEDPVVKHIPEFVMKDPRYRDITVRMLFNHSSGLPGSTFVFGYKADKDHRTLLLETLKNADLKHTPGEMSIYCNDGFTLAEMIVERVSGKSFASFVTERIFTPLEMWNSSESVGVTGGKIAEFYDEEGNKYPPEVVTVLGAGGLSSTPEDLCRFGDSFAPGGKNILSDSSLKDVLKGQPTPFSSLLKGDALLDAFGWDYALLPAYRENGYQVLGKSGGTLFYSTNLQILPQERMAVAVIYSGQASAAEATFRIMEALMKDRGLLEPKPVFPVKPQKPEPIPDEFLKLEGFYVNTQQAVRMVFDNESHTLNVYSLASPSEDEESKENKQKPILSLVHNGGLFHDFATGYRYYFLTKEKTVYLVAEKIPRYGADIPMFQKIDPVEKTKSLSVEMDGRFWLIRNASQYVQLPDVLLVKSEVYGDLPGYVKFFGVNRAETPDFGAIAATGFRDQCNIQLYKKDEAIRLKAIQFVYSSEDIAGTLVPGENTIMIGSEGENEWRKVEQGGIMSIEKPANGRVIVFPGRQVEKVYDSIIDSSELFVPGGSLVFLAGEPGDLFSIIVR, from the coding sequence ATGAGAACCCGTAAAGCGTTGCCTGTTCTTATGAGTCTTCCGTGTGTTATATTAATTTTTATCATCTTCATCCTGCCGTGTTCTGGCAATGTCGCTAATTACCCGAACACAGTTTCGGCCGCAAGAGAAATAATATGGGAAACTATTATCTCTGGAGGGGGAAACTCCGCATCGGTAGCAGTGATGGACAGGGGCAATATAGTGTATTCGGAGGGATTTGGACCGGCAGACCGCTCACTTAACCGTCTCGTGGACAAAGACACTCGGTTCAATATAGGCTCAACGAGCAAAATGTTCGCTGCCGTGGCAATTCTGCTGCTGGCAGATGAGGGTAAATTAAGCCTCGAAGACCCTGTGGTAAAGCATATACCTGAATTCGTAATGAAAGATCCCCGATACCGGGACATTACAGTGCGGATGCTTTTCAATCATTCTTCAGGCCTGCCTGGCTCCACATTTGTTTTTGGGTACAAGGCTGACAAGGATCACCGGACCCTATTGCTTGAAACACTGAAGAATGCGGATCTCAAGCACACCCCAGGTGAAATGAGTATTTACTGCAATGACGGTTTCACCCTGGCCGAGATGATCGTTGAGCGGGTTTCAGGGAAGTCATTCGCCTCGTTTGTCACCGAAAGAATATTTACTCCCCTTGAGATGTGGAACTCGAGTGAAAGTGTCGGCGTTACTGGAGGAAAGATTGCCGAATTCTACGATGAAGAGGGGAATAAATATCCCCCCGAGGTAGTAACGGTGCTGGGCGCAGGCGGACTCTCCTCCACTCCGGAGGACCTCTGCCGGTTTGGGGACAGTTTTGCCCCCGGCGGAAAGAACATTCTTTCAGATTCCTCGCTAAAGGATGTTTTGAAGGGACAGCCTACCCCCTTTTCTTCTTTACTGAAGGGGGATGCCCTTTTGGACGCCTTTGGGTGGGATTATGCACTCCTTCCGGCCTATCGGGAGAATGGGTACCAGGTTCTGGGTAAAAGCGGCGGGACCTTGTTCTATTCAACCAATCTCCAGATTCTTCCACAGGAACGGATGGCGGTTGCAGTGATTTACTCCGGACAAGCTAGCGCCGCGGAAGCTACGTTCCGTATTATGGAGGCGCTCATGAAAGACAGGGGGCTCCTCGAACCGAAACCGGTTTTTCCCGTCAAACCTCAAAAGCCAGAGCCTATTCCCGATGAGTTTTTGAAACTCGAAGGATTCTATGTAAACACACAACAAGCTGTTCGCATGGTCTTTGACAATGAGAGTCATACGCTGAACGTCTACTCCCTCGCTTCTCCTTCGGAAGACGAAGAGTCGAAAGAGAATAAACAAAAGCCGATTCTTTCACTGGTTCACAACGGAGGCTTATTTCATGATTTTGCAACTGGTTACCGATATTACTTTCTAACGAAAGAGAAGACAGTTTATCTTGTCGCGGAAAAAATCCCGCGGTACGGGGCAGATATTCCCATGTTCCAGAAGATCGATCCAGTAGAAAAAACAAAAAGTCTGTCAGTGGAAATGGACGGCAGGTTTTGGCTGATACGCAACGCTTCTCAGTATGTGCAACTTCCTGATGTTTTGCTGGTAAAATCCGAAGTATACGGCGATCTTCCCGGGTATGTGAAATTCTTTGGAGTGAACAGGGCGGAAACCCCCGACTTTGGGGCAATTGCCGCAACAGGCTTCCGCGATCAGTGCAATATCCAGCTCTATAAGAAAGACGAAGCTATCCGTTTGAAGGCAATCCAGTTCGTTTATTCAAGCGAGGATATCGCAGGAACGCTAGTACCGGGGGAAAATACCATAATGATCGGATCTGAAGGCGAAAACGAATGGAGGAAGGTCGAACAGGGAGGTATTATGTCCATCGAAAAGCCTGCAAATGGCAGAGTGATCGTTTTTCCCGGACGGCAGGTGGAGAAAGTTTACGACAGCATTATAGACAGCAGCGAGCTCTTCGTACCTGGGGGAAGCCTAGTGTTCCTGGCAGGAGAACCAGGAGATCTGTTTTCGATAATAGTGCGGTAA
- the nifJ gene encoding pyruvate:ferredoxin (flavodoxin) oxidoreductase, whose product MAKQWKTMDGNTAAAHVSYAFTEVAAIYPITPSSPMAEVIDEWAAHGRKNIFGQTVDVVELQSEAGASGAVHGSLSAGSFTTTFTASQGLLLMLPNMYKIAGELLPGVFDVSARAVAGHALSIFGDHSDVTACRATGFAFLASGSVQEVMDLSGVAHLAAIKSSIPFVNFFDGFRTSHEIQKIEVMEYEDLAKLVDWDAVKRFKARGLNPERPYQKGTAQNPDIYFQAKEAANKFYTDLPDMVEEYMQEITKVTGRKYHPFNYYGAPDADRVIVIMGSACQAAEEVVDYLNAKGEKVGVIEVHLYRPFSAKYFFKALPASVKKIAVLDRTKEQGALGEPLYEDVRTLFYDRDHQPIIVGGRYGLGSKDTTPSQIKAVFDNLKNEEPKNHFTIGIVDDVTHTSLEVKENISTAPEGTIRCKFWGLGSDGTVGANKNSIKIIGDNTDMYAQGYFAYDSKKSGGVTISHLRFGKKPIRSTYLIDEADFIACHKQEYVHLYDILAGLKKGGTFLLNTQWTTIDELEKNLPGNVKRFLAQNDIKFYIINGVDLGVEIGLGNRINMIMQSAFFTLANVIPIDDAVKYMKDAIKKTYGLKGEKIVQMNNKAVDAGKDSLIKIDIPASWKDAEDECCCCGEERPDFIKNVCDVINKQEGDKLPVSAFVGREDGSFPSGTAAYEKRGVAINVPEWLKDKCIQCNQCSMVCPHAAIRPVLLDEAEATKAPKTFVTVDAKGKEFAGLKFRMQVNSLDCLGCGNCADICPVSALEMKPIASQTEAEVPNWDFAITVSDKSHLTNKNTVKGSQFAQPLLEFSGACAGCGETPYAKLITQLYGDRMLISNATGCSSIWGGSAPSMPYTTNAKGQGPAWANSLFEDNAEHGFGMYLSVKNTVKQLTAVVRELLALDIPTNIKAIFEEWLISKDDGEKSKVAAGKIYSILNKDLGSKEANELLAKVAEKKDYLVKKSVWIFGGDGWAYDIGFGGLDHVLASGEDVNVFVFDTEVYSNTGGQSSKSTPTAAVAKFAASGKRVKKKDLGRIAMTYGYVYVAQVAMGADKNQLMKAVTEAEAYKGPSLIIAYAPCINHGIKVGMGKSQAQEKKAVEAGYWHLYRYNPLLAEEGKNPFILDSKEPKADFKEFLMSEVRYSSLMKSFPDIADQLFDKAAKEARERYETYKQLAEMGKETIKTEA is encoded by the coding sequence ATGGCTAAGCAGTGGAAAACAATGGATGGAAACACAGCAGCTGCACACGTTTCCTATGCGTTCACAGAAGTTGCTGCAATTTATCCGATCACGCCTTCTTCACCTATGGCAGAGGTTATCGATGAATGGGCAGCTCATGGAAGGAAAAACATCTTCGGACAAACTGTCGATGTAGTTGAGCTCCAGTCAGAAGCCGGAGCATCGGGAGCAGTTCACGGCTCTCTTTCTGCAGGCTCTTTTACTACAACCTTTACTGCATCTCAGGGGCTTTTATTAATGCTCCCCAATATGTACAAAATAGCAGGAGAGCTGTTGCCCGGTGTTTTTGATGTATCTGCACGAGCTGTTGCCGGACATGCCTTGTCCATTTTCGGAGACCACAGTGACGTAACAGCTTGCAGAGCAACTGGATTTGCTTTCCTTGCTTCTGGAAGTGTTCAGGAAGTAATGGACCTTAGCGGAGTGGCTCACCTTGCAGCTATTAAATCAAGCATCCCGTTTGTTAACTTCTTCGACGGATTCAGAACTTCTCATGAAATCCAGAAAATAGAGGTTATGGAGTATGAAGATCTCGCTAAATTAGTAGATTGGGATGCTGTAAAACGATTTAAAGCCCGCGGCTTAAACCCCGAGCGGCCTTATCAGAAAGGTACGGCACAAAACCCTGATATTTATTTCCAGGCAAAAGAAGCAGCGAACAAATTTTACACTGATCTTCCTGACATGGTGGAAGAATATATGCAGGAAATCACAAAAGTCACTGGTCGAAAGTACCATCCCTTCAACTATTATGGAGCTCCCGATGCTGATCGCGTCATAGTCATTATGGGTTCGGCCTGTCAGGCGGCAGAAGAGGTTGTAGACTATCTCAATGCCAAGGGAGAGAAGGTAGGCGTCATTGAAGTTCACCTTTATCGTCCTTTCTCCGCTAAATACTTCTTTAAGGCCCTGCCCGCTTCTGTAAAGAAAATAGCTGTTCTTGACCGTACTAAAGAACAAGGTGCTCTTGGTGAGCCTCTCTATGAAGATGTAAGAACACTCTTCTACGATAGAGACCATCAACCGATTATTGTCGGTGGCCGATATGGTCTTGGTTCTAAAGATACCACTCCTTCCCAGATTAAAGCTGTATTCGATAATCTTAAGAATGAGGAACCTAAAAATCATTTCACTATTGGCATAGTAGACGATGTAACTCACACTTCTCTTGAGGTAAAAGAGAACATTAGTACAGCTCCAGAAGGAACCATTCGTTGCAAGTTCTGGGGGCTTGGATCTGATGGTACTGTTGGCGCTAATAAAAACTCCATTAAGATCATTGGAGACAACACAGATATGTACGCTCAGGGATATTTTGCCTATGACTCGAAAAAGTCTGGTGGAGTCACCATCTCCCACCTACGATTCGGGAAAAAACCCATCCGCTCTACATATCTCATAGATGAAGCTGACTTTATTGCTTGCCATAAGCAGGAGTACGTACATCTCTATGACATCTTGGCGGGTTTGAAAAAAGGAGGCACCTTCCTTCTGAACACCCAGTGGACTACTATAGATGAGCTGGAGAAAAATTTACCTGGAAATGTAAAGAGATTCCTTGCTCAGAATGATATTAAGTTCTACATTATCAATGGAGTTGATCTTGGCGTAGAAATAGGGTTGGGTAACAGAATCAATATGATTATGCAGTCCGCATTCTTTACGCTCGCTAATGTCATTCCTATTGATGACGCAGTAAAATATATGAAGGATGCTATCAAGAAAACCTACGGTCTAAAGGGAGAAAAAATTGTCCAGATGAACAATAAAGCCGTAGATGCGGGTAAGGACTCTCTTATAAAAATCGATATCCCTGCAAGCTGGAAAGATGCGGAAGATGAGTGTTGCTGCTGTGGCGAAGAGAGACCCGACTTCATTAAAAATGTCTGCGATGTCATTAACAAACAGGAAGGAGATAAACTTCCTGTAAGTGCATTCGTTGGCAGAGAAGACGGCAGCTTCCCCTCCGGCACAGCTGCTTATGAAAAACGAGGAGTGGCCATCAACGTTCCTGAATGGCTGAAAGATAAATGTATTCAGTGCAACCAGTGCTCCATGGTTTGTCCTCATGCTGCCATTCGTCCCGTGCTTCTTGACGAAGCAGAAGCAACAAAAGCTCCCAAGACTTTCGTCACAGTAGACGCTAAAGGGAAAGAGTTTGCCGGGCTGAAGTTCCGTATGCAGGTCAACTCCCTTGACTGTTTAGGATGCGGGAACTGTGCAGATATCTGCCCTGTAAGCGCTCTTGAGATGAAACCTATCGCTTCTCAGACTGAAGCAGAGGTCCCTAATTGGGATTTTGCCATAACAGTATCTGACAAATCCCATCTCACAAACAAAAACACGGTGAAAGGCAGCCAGTTTGCTCAGCCTCTTCTTGAGTTCTCTGGTGCTTGTGCTGGCTGTGGAGAAACACCTTACGCAAAATTAATAACCCAGCTTTACGGAGACAGAATGCTCATTTCTAATGCTACAGGCTGTTCTTCCATTTGGGGAGGCTCTGCTCCAAGCATGCCATACACCACCAATGCGAAAGGCCAGGGGCCAGCTTGGGCTAACTCGCTTTTCGAAGATAATGCTGAGCATGGTTTTGGAATGTATCTCTCTGTGAAAAATACAGTAAAGCAGCTGACAGCGGTTGTACGAGAGCTTCTCGCTCTGGATATTCCTACTAATATAAAGGCTATTTTTGAAGAGTGGCTAATTTCCAAAGACGACGGAGAGAAATCTAAAGTGGCTGCTGGGAAAATATATTCCATCCTCAATAAGGATCTTGGCAGCAAAGAAGCAAATGAGCTTCTCGCCAAAGTAGCTGAAAAGAAAGACTATCTTGTGAAAAAGTCTGTCTGGATCTTCGGCGGAGACGGTTGGGCATATGATATTGGTTTCGGTGGCCTTGACCATGTGTTGGCTTCTGGAGAAGACGTGAATGTCTTTGTGTTCGATACAGAAGTTTACTCCAATACTGGTGGGCAGTCATCTAAGTCCACACCTACAGCTGCTGTAGCGAAGTTTGCTGCATCCGGCAAGAGAGTTAAGAAGAAGGATCTTGGCCGTATTGCCATGACCTATGGTTACGTTTATGTAGCCCAGGTAGCAATGGGTGCTGATAAGAACCAGCTTATGAAAGCTGTAACTGAAGCTGAAGCTTATAAAGGACCTTCTCTGATCATTGCCTATGCTCCATGTATCAACCACGGAATTAAAGTAGGAATGGGCAAATCTCAGGCTCAGGAGAAGAAAGCTGTAGAAGCTGGTTACTGGCATCTCTATCGCTATAATCCTCTTCTTGCTGAGGAGGGTAAGAACCCCTTTATCCTCGACTCTAAAGAACCTAAGGCCGATTTCAAAGAGTTCTTGATGAGCGAGGTCAGATACTCTTCTTTGATGAAATCCTTCCCCGACATTGCCGACCAGCTCTTTGACAAAGCAGCCAAAGAAGCAAGAGAGAGGTATGAAACCTACAAGCAGTTAGCTGAAATGGGTAAGGAAACAATAAAAACTGAAGCGTAA
- the trmB gene encoding tRNA (guanosine(46)-N7)-methyltransferase TrmB — MISLPLESVILRPEIMSIPFDLSSFGKGQNVVEIGFGNGEFPVHMARTYPDDTFFGIEVSQTCVLKAAKRVRQLGLENVYLMCGDARFLMRECFENGSIHKIYMNFPCPWPKSRHSKRRVTAPGFSDVLAGVLAPNGIFELVTDEEWYALEVRDVLSVHPALVLYSYVKNPVRPVTTKYERKWLAQGKDIYRIQIRKKETFLMERLVKEGERMHTKVDVIDWSRSFFQTIKGESESENECHWTYRNSYFSPEGVILLETIATDGNFEQKFFLKIVKEEKETLIKLDGSCLVYRTPAVKKSIFYLAERLRREGLRQ, encoded by the coding sequence GTGATTTCCTTGCCTTTGGAGAGCGTTATATTGCGTCCAGAAATAATGAGCATCCCTTTTGATCTTTCCTCTTTTGGGAAAGGGCAAAATGTTGTTGAAATAGGTTTTGGGAATGGAGAATTTCCTGTCCATATGGCTCGGACATATCCGGACGATACGTTTTTTGGTATTGAGGTTTCCCAAACATGCGTTTTGAAAGCGGCAAAGCGTGTACGACAGTTAGGACTTGAGAATGTATATCTTATGTGTGGAGATGCCCGATTTCTTATGAGGGAATGTTTTGAGAATGGATCTATCCATAAAATATATATGAATTTCCCTTGCCCGTGGCCGAAGTCTCGCCACTCTAAGCGAAGGGTTACTGCTCCGGGCTTTTCTGATGTGCTTGCAGGAGTCTTGGCTCCTAATGGAATTTTTGAGCTTGTTACCGATGAAGAGTGGTATGCTTTGGAAGTACGGGATGTTTTATCTGTTCACCCAGCATTGGTTCTTTATTCTTATGTTAAAAATCCTGTCCGGCCTGTTACTACAAAATACGAACGAAAATGGTTGGCGCAGGGGAAAGATATTTATAGGATACAGATTCGCAAGAAAGAAACATTTTTAATGGAGCGCCTGGTAAAAGAAGGTGAGAGGATGCATACTAAAGTTGATGTTATAGATTGGAGTCGCTCTTTTTTTCAAACAATAAAAGGAGAGAGCGAGAGTGAAAACGAGTGTCATTGGACATATCGAAATTCCTATTTTTCTCCCGAAGGAGTTATTTTACTCGAAACAATTGCTACGGACGGAAATTTTGAGCAAAAATTCTTTTTGAAAATAGTGAAAGAAGAGAAAGAAACTCTTATTAAGCTTGATGGAAGCTGCTTGGTGTATCGTACGCCAGCAGTCAAGAAATCTATATTTTACCTTGCCGAACGATTGCGTCGTGAGGGGTTGAGACAGTGA